The proteins below come from a single Rosa rugosa chromosome 2, drRosRugo1.1, whole genome shotgun sequence genomic window:
- the LOC133732249 gene encoding uncharacterized protein LOC133732249 isoform X2: MRDKLSCFSENAVNLSHPSCSSYANTACVSPILSPSVQNAVTCLYKITLSTTKKQFLVTVTWCKNHYAQGLSIKFGDDPLTSFKLNTNSRLFRKKKGTKVFESPESSKMEIIWDLSKAKYDATGPEPVDGFYVLVMVDSEIGLILGDMAEEAMTKKFKTSTPVSKVSLISRQEHYSGSSTLYSTKAQFSDTGISHNIVIRCSGENEGLKHPVLSVSIDTKTVIRVKRLQWNFRGNQTIFVDGLLVDLMWDVHDWFFNNPSSRYAVFMFRTRSGMDSRLWLEENMVQKEQEKVEFSLLIYACKSS, translated from the coding sequence ATGAGAGACAAACTGTCTTGTTTTAGTGAAAATGCAGTAAATTTGTCTCATCCTTCATGTTCTAGCTATGCAAACACTGCTTGTGTTTCTCCAATTCTATCTCCTTCAGTCCAAAATGCAGTCACTTGTCTCTACAAAATCACTCTCTCCACCACTAAAAAGCAGTTCTTGGTCACAGTCACCTGGTGCAAGAACCACTATGCACAAGGCTTGAGCATTAAGTTTGGTGATGATCCCTTAACATCCTTCAAACTCAACACCAATTCGCGCTTGTTTCGCAAGAAGAAAGGCACAAAAGTCTTCGAATCCCCCGAAAGTTCGAAGATGGAAATCATTTGGGATCTCTCCAAAGCCAAGTATGATGCTACTGGTCCTGAACCTGTTGATGGGTTTTACGTTTTGGTCATGGTTGATTCAGAAATAGGCCTAATTCTAGGTGACATGGCTGAAGAAGCTATGACCAAGAAGTTCAAGACTAGTACCCCAGTTTCTAAAGTTTCTTTAATCTCAAGGCAAGAGCATTATTCAGGAAGTAGCACCCTTTACTCCACCAAAGCTCAATTCAGTGATACTGGAATTTCACATAACATTGTGATCAGATGTAGTGGAGAAAATGAAGGCTTGAAGCATCCAGTATTGTCTGTTTCAATTGATACGAAGACGGTGATTCGAGTAAAGAGGCTGCAGTGGAATTTTAGAGGAAACCAGACGATTTTTGTTGATGGGTTGCTGGTTGATCTGATGTGGGATGTTCATGATTGGTTCTTCAACAACCCTTCATCAAGATATGCGGTTTTCATGTTCAGAACAAGAAGTGGAATGGATAGCAGACTTTGGTTAGAAGAAAATATGGTGCAGAAAGAACAGGAAAAAGTCGAATTCTCCTTGTTGATCTATGCATGTAAGAGTTCATAA
- the LOC133732249 gene encoding uncharacterized protein LOC133732249 isoform X1 yields MRDKLSCFSENAVNLSHPSCSSYANTACVSPILSPSVQNAVTCLYKITLSTTKKQFLVTVTWCKNHYAQGLSIKFGDDPLTSFKLNTNSRLFRKKKGTKVFESPESSKMEIIWDLSKAKYDATGPEPVDGFYVLVMVDSEIGLILGDMAEEAMTKKFKTSTPVSKVSLISRQEHYSGSSTLYSTKAQFSDTGISHNIVIRCSGENEGLKHPVLSVSIDTKTVIRVKRLQWNFRGNQTIFVDGLLVDLMWDVHDWFFNNPSSRYAVFMFRTRSGMDSRLWLEENMVQKEQEKVEFSLLIYACSMNTNKH; encoded by the coding sequence ATGAGAGACAAACTGTCTTGTTTTAGTGAAAATGCAGTAAATTTGTCTCATCCTTCATGTTCTAGCTATGCAAACACTGCTTGTGTTTCTCCAATTCTATCTCCTTCAGTCCAAAATGCAGTCACTTGTCTCTACAAAATCACTCTCTCCACCACTAAAAAGCAGTTCTTGGTCACAGTCACCTGGTGCAAGAACCACTATGCACAAGGCTTGAGCATTAAGTTTGGTGATGATCCCTTAACATCCTTCAAACTCAACACCAATTCGCGCTTGTTTCGCAAGAAGAAAGGCACAAAAGTCTTCGAATCCCCCGAAAGTTCGAAGATGGAAATCATTTGGGATCTCTCCAAAGCCAAGTATGATGCTACTGGTCCTGAACCTGTTGATGGGTTTTACGTTTTGGTCATGGTTGATTCAGAAATAGGCCTAATTCTAGGTGACATGGCTGAAGAAGCTATGACCAAGAAGTTCAAGACTAGTACCCCAGTTTCTAAAGTTTCTTTAATCTCAAGGCAAGAGCATTATTCAGGAAGTAGCACCCTTTACTCCACCAAAGCTCAATTCAGTGATACTGGAATTTCACATAACATTGTGATCAGATGTAGTGGAGAAAATGAAGGCTTGAAGCATCCAGTATTGTCTGTTTCAATTGATACGAAGACGGTGATTCGAGTAAAGAGGCTGCAGTGGAATTTTAGAGGAAACCAGACGATTTTTGTTGATGGGTTGCTGGTTGATCTGATGTGGGATGTTCATGATTGGTTCTTCAACAACCCTTCATCAAGATATGCGGTTTTCATGTTCAGAACAAGAAGTGGAATGGATAGCAGACTTTGGTTAGAAGAAAATATGGTGCAGAAAGAACAGGAAAAAGTCGAATTCTCCTTGTTGATCTATGCAT